TGACCCGAAACGTGTTCAAAGCTGCCCCTGTGACAGTCACCACTGAGCTGTTACACAGCGGTCATGGACGTGCTAGGGGATTTATCGTCAACTCTGGTTGTGCGAATGCTGTCACCGGCAAGAAAGGATTAGAAGACGCTTGGGCCATGTCTAAAAACACTACTTCCCAGCTTCCACCTGGACCAGATGGTGTCGGCACACTGGTCATGTCCACGGGTGTCATCGGTCAACATTTACCCATATCTAACATACTCGGCAAGATTCCTGATCTGACTCGATCGTTGGAAGATTCTTCGAAAGCATGGCTCGATCTCGCAAAAGCATTCATGACGACAGATACTTTCCCCAAACTCCGCGCACGAACGTTCAAGCTTGGTGATCGACTCGTCAGGATAGCCGGTATTGATAAAGGCGCAGGAATGATCGCACCTTCCATGGGACCCCCACAACCTCCTCACGCTACTTTGCTCGGTGTCATCGCTACAGATGCGGCTATCCATCCAGAAGCTCTGCAATCTGCGTTGAACTATGCCGTCGATAGGAGtttcaacaacatcaccgtCGATGGTGATATGAGCACGAACGACTCGATCCTCTGTCTCGCCAATGGTGCAGCTGGCAAAGTCGcagatgagggaagggaaagcgCAGAccagatggaggagatcacGGAACTTGGGAACCCCGAAGAATTCGGCATCTTCaaagaggagttgagaagCTTTGCGGAAGAGTTGGCCCAACTCGTGGTcagagatggtgaaggtgcGACCAAATTTGTCACCATTCGTGTCAAGGTGGGTGAACTAAGCAATTGCGTTCATCTCGACGAGTGACTGATTTCCTTATACACAATGCAGAACGCTCCTTCGTACGATATCGCAAATGCTGTAGCCAAGAGCGTTGCAAACTCGTCCTTGTTCAAGACTGCCATgtatggagaaggtgagcgtcttgaggatgaaagatgggCAACCAGTAGCTGACACCGCTTTAGATGCAAACTGGGGTCGTATCCTCTGCGCCGTGTGAGTCGTCTTCTCCTACCACCCTGTGACtacacaagctgacatcgtctcATTTGTGTTAGCGGCTACACGCCTCTATCCCCCAACCCCATATCTCCTACCAAGGTCTCCGTCACCTTCATCCCCTCTTCTACGCTCTCAgactcaacacctcttcgacTCCTCACCAACGGTGAGCCTGAACCTAACATCGACGAGGCACGAGCAAGCACGATCTTGGCAGAAGAAGATCTGGAAGTGGAGATTGATCTAGGAGATGGAAATGAAGAGGCCAAGGTCTGGACATGTGATTTCTCTCATGTGAGTGGCAACTGTTGTAGCAACTACGGGACGCGAGAGCTGATGTTTGAGATGGTGATCACAGGAATACGTTACCATCAACggaagtgtgagtgtgattgtGAAAATGCACCCAACAAAGCGCGCAGCTGATATTTTCATCATTGCAGTATCGAAGCTAGATTACCTTTGCGGAGTCACACCACCATCATTGCTTGACCTGTATGAACACATATGCATATATAAAGGAACAATCATCATAAAACCCTCTAGGAAATATCTCGTTTCTAATGCTGCAAGTACTGAATCTATGTGACCGATGGAAAACCTGACTACATTCTGTTGGGAATGCGCATAAGGCTCTGAGTGTCGGTGTGTATAATAGGGTTTGGAGGTGCTGAAAAAATGCTTGAATTTGTGTGTTTGGGTACATGCTGGGTGTTGTTGAAACTTGTTGGATTTATGCTACCTGGGGTCTTGcagtgtggtgtggtgtggagTGTATTCGACCCCTTCTCCATGCCTT
This genomic interval from Kwoniella shandongensis chromosome 5, complete sequence contains the following:
- a CDS encoding arginine biosynthesis bifunctional protein ArgJ, mitochondrial, with protein sequence MPPSLPTPSVALRAIPTLARAATTSAGTTPTPPKPPPSKDHHVHSYSPEAFPLGYAVSSTHASIKKKAGALDLGILVSTADRPCSAAACLTRNVFKAAPVTVTTELLHSGHGRARGFIVNSGCANAVTGKKGLEDAWAMSKNTTSQLPPGPDGVGTLVMSTGVIGQHLPISNILGKIPDLTRSLEDSSKAWLDLAKAFMTTDTFPKLRARTFKLGDRLVRIAGIDKGAGMIAPSMGPPQPPHATLLGVIATDAAIHPEALQSALNYAVDRSFNNITVDGDMSTNDSILCLANGAAGKVADEGRESADQMEEITELGNPEEFGIFKEELRSFAEELAQLVVRDGEGATKFVTIRVKNAPSYDIANAVAKSVANSSLFKTAMYGEDANWGRILCAVGYTPLSPNPISPTKVSVTFIPSSTLSDSTPLRLLTNGEPEPNIDEARASTILAEEDLEVEIDLGDGNEEAKVWTCDFSHEYVTINGSYRS